In one Natrarchaeobius halalkaliphilus genomic region, the following are encoded:
- a CDS encoding universal stress protein encodes MYDRILVPTDGSPEVEHALEYAFDVARAHDAVIRAIYVVNAAGYGGLPMETAWEGISKALREEGRAAVERVEQLAPESVEVETAVLEGSPSRVIIDEATPSSCDLVVMGTHGRGGIDRLLLGSVTERVVRSAAVPVLTVNVDPNKIDDGVDQPQVAVE; translated from the coding sequence ATGTACGACCGCATCCTCGTTCCGACCGACGGATCGCCGGAGGTCGAGCACGCCCTCGAGTATGCATTCGACGTCGCGCGTGCTCACGACGCGGTCATCCGAGCGATCTACGTCGTCAATGCGGCGGGCTACGGCGGCTTACCGATGGAAACGGCGTGGGAGGGGATCAGCAAAGCCCTCCGCGAAGAGGGACGAGCAGCGGTCGAACGCGTCGAACAGCTCGCACCGGAGTCGGTAGAAGTGGAGACGGCGGTCCTCGAAGGATCGCCCAGCCGAGTCATCATCGACGAAGCCACACCGTCTTCGTGCGATCTGGTCGTGATGGGAACGCACGGCCGCGGTGGAATCGACCGGCTACTGCTCGGAAGCGTGACCGAACGGGTGGTCAGAAGCGCTGCAGTACCCGTCCTGACGGTAAACGTCGATCCGAACAAGATCGATGACGGTGTAGACCAGCCACAGGTCGCAGTAGAATAG